From the Fibrobacter sp. UWB11 genome, one window contains:
- the rpsM gene encoding 30S ribosomal protein S13, whose amino-acid sequence MARIAGVDLPKNKTVEYGLTAIYGVGLFTANKVCAQLGIDKNKKCDDLTEEEQGKIRHLLEDEYSVEGQLRAEVTLNIKRLQDIGCYRGIRHRKGLPVRGQRSRTNARTRKGPKKTVANKKK is encoded by the coding sequence ATGGCACGTATCGCTGGTGTCGATTTACCGAAAAACAAGACTGTTGAATACGGTCTGACGGCAATCTATGGTGTCGGTCTGTTCACCGCTAACAAGGTCTGTGCTCAGCTGGGCATTGACAAGAACAAGAAGTGTGACGACCTGACTGAAGAAGAACAAGGTAAGATTCGTCATCTTTTGGAAGATGAATACTCTGTGGAAGGTCAGCTCCGCGCAGAAGTTACCTTGAACATCAAGCGTTTGCAGGATATTGGCTGCTATCGCGGCATCCGCCACCGCAAGGGCCTCCCGGTCCGCGGTCAGCGTTCCCGCACCAACGCCCGCACACGTAAGGGCCCCAAGAAGACTGTGGCTAACAAGAAGAAGTAA
- the secY gene encoding preprotein translocase subunit SecY gives MEALKKAIDAFVNAFKIPDLRKKILFTLGLLIVYRIGAHISIPGVNAAVLAEYFKNSNNLFGLYDSFTGGAFAKATVFALGIMPYISASIIIQLMGSVIPAIQMLQKEGQEGRAKLNQYTRYFTVVLSALQGWGISMWLSNLKVTTAAGTGISVLSDNFSSGLGNFGFRLLATLTFTVGTIFLMYLGEQITSHGVGNGISLIIFAGIVGGLPRAILAEWEMFSEGIQPLAIEVFILAIVVVIVGFIVFVEQATRRIPLQSPRRTVGNKVLGGQASYLPFKVNTANVIPVIFASCIMFIPAMVASWFPNVSAMQAFASAFIPGHISYSVVDALLIIFFTYFYTAIQYNPNDIAENLKRSGGFIPGVRPGKQTAEYIDHVLTRISLPGSLYLALISVVPLHLKDALNMSFYIGGTSVLIVVGVALDTLRQLEAQLHTKNYEGFLKRGRIRGRMAS, from the coding sequence TCTCCATCCCCGGAGTAAACGCTGCGGTTCTCGCAGAATACTTCAAAAATTCGAATAACTTGTTTGGCCTGTACGACTCGTTTACCGGCGGTGCATTTGCGAAAGCAACTGTATTTGCCCTCGGTATCATGCCGTACATCAGCGCAAGCATCATCATCCAGTTAATGGGTTCGGTGATTCCTGCCATCCAGATGCTCCAGAAAGAGGGTCAGGAAGGTCGCGCAAAGCTGAATCAGTATACCCGATACTTCACGGTAGTTCTTTCTGCCTTGCAGGGATGGGGCATTTCTATGTGGCTTTCTAACCTCAAGGTGACGACAGCCGCTGGTACGGGAATCTCGGTTCTCTCCGATAACTTCTCGTCCGGACTCGGTAATTTCGGCTTTCGTCTCCTTGCTACGTTAACCTTCACCGTAGGTACCATCTTCTTGATGTACCTTGGCGAGCAGATTACCTCGCACGGTGTGGGTAACGGTATTTCTCTTATAATTTTCGCCGGTATCGTCGGTGGCCTTCCGAGAGCCATCTTAGCCGAATGGGAAATGTTTAGCGAAGGCATCCAGCCCCTTGCGATCGAGGTCTTTATCTTGGCCATCGTGGTTGTGATTGTCGGGTTTATCGTTTTCGTCGAGCAGGCGACCCGTCGCATTCCACTCCAAAGTCCTCGCAGGACCGTCGGAAACAAGGTCTTGGGTGGTCAGGCTAGCTATTTGCCTTTCAAGGTGAACACCGCTAACGTGATTCCCGTGATCTTCGCAAGCTGCATCATGTTCATTCCAGCAATGGTTGCATCTTGGTTCCCGAACGTATCTGCGATGCAGGCTTTTGCTTCTGCATTTATTCCGGGTCACATCTCCTACAGCGTAGTAGATGCACTCCTCATCATATTCTTCACCTACTTCTACACGGCAATCCAGTACAACCCGAACGACATTGCCGAAAATCTCAAGAGGTCTGGTGGGTTTATTCCGGGAGTCCGTCCGGGTAAGCAGACAGCAGAATACATTGACCATGTTTTGACCAGAATTTCATTGCCAGGGTCCCTCTACCTCGCTTTAATCAGCGTTGTTCCCCTGCACTTGAAAGACGCTCTCAATATGAGTTTCTATATTGGGGGTACCTCGGTCCTAATCGTGGTAGGTGTTGCTCTGGATACTCTTCGTCAGCTCGAAGCCCAGTTGCATACCAAAAACTATGAAGGTTTCTTGAAACGTGGCCGCATTCGCGGCAGGATGGCATCCTAG
- the infA gene encoding translation initiation factor IF-1 — protein sequence MAKEEGIQVEGVVLEALPNAFFRVQLGNGHEILAHVSGKMRRHFIRILPDDKVLVEISPYDLNRGRITYRYK from the coding sequence GTGGCTAAAGAAGAAGGTATACAAGTAGAAGGCGTTGTGTTGGAAGCTCTTCCCAACGCTTTCTTCCGTGTTCAACTTGGAAATGGTCACGAAATCCTGGCCCATGTTTCAGGAAAAATGCGCCGGCATTTTATTAGAATTTTGCCGGACGACAAAGTGTTGGTCGAGATTTCCCCGTACGATTTAAATCGCGGGCGAATTACTTACCGTTACAAGTAA
- the rpsK gene encoding 30S ribosomal protein S11, translating into MKETAAAAAEAPAAAEEVKVKKGKKRIDIQGIACVFASFNNTIVSITDARGNVVAWGSPGNSGFKGSRKSTPFAAQLAAETAAHKAFDLGMRKVDVRVKGAGGGRESAVRALKNAGLEVLSIRDVTGIPHNGCRPKKKRRI; encoded by the coding sequence ATCAAGGAAACTGCTGCTGCCGCTGCTGAAGCTCCGGCTGCTGCTGAAGAAGTCAAGGTTAAGAAGGGCAAGAAGCGCATTGACATCCAGGGTATCGCCTGCGTGTTCGCTTCCTTCAACAATACAATCGTTTCTATCACCGACGCTCGCGGCAACGTGGTCGCTTGGGGTTCTCCGGGTAACTCCGGTTTCAAGGGCTCCCGCAAGAGCACGCCGTTTGCAGCCCAGCTTGCCGCTGAAACCGCTGCCCACAAGGCATTCGATCTCGGCATGCGCAAGGTGGACGTTCGCGTTAAGGGTGCTGGTGGCGGCCGTGAATCTGCCGTCCGCGCTCTCAAGAATGCGGGCCTCGAAGTTCTCTCTATTCGAGACGTGACGGGCATCCCGCACAATGGTTGCCGTCCTAAAAAGAAGAGAAGAATTTAA
- the rpmJ gene encoding 50S ribosomal protein L36, whose protein sequence is MKIKASIKPRCENCKIIRRKGVLRIICSKNPRHKQKQG, encoded by the coding sequence ATGAAAATCAAAGCCTCCATCAAACCCAGATGTGAAAACTGCAAGATCATCCGTCGCAAGGGTGTATTGCGCATCATCTGTTCGAAGAACCCCCGTCACAAGCAGAAGCAGGGATAA